A single window of Acinetobacter wuhouensis DNA harbors:
- the yajC gene encoding preprotein translocase subunit YajC translates to MSLFISSAHAAAAPAQGPGMMANLLMIAVFIAIFYFLIWRPQAKRAKEHRTLIESLGVGSEIVFAGGLMGRILKIEGDFAVVELNKGNEVKIQRASVISVLPEGTLNNL, encoded by the coding sequence ATGAGCTTATTTATTTCTTCTGCTCACGCTGCTGCAGCACCTGCACAAGGCCCAGGCATGATGGCAAACTTATTGATGATTGCTGTATTTATCGCAATCTTCTATTTCCTCATCTGGCGCCCTCAAGCAAAACGTGCAAAAGAACACCGCACTTTAATTGAAAGCTTAGGTGTGGGTAGCGAAATCGTATTTGCAGGTGGTTTAATGGGTCGTATCCTAAAAATCGAAGGTGACTTTGCAGTAGTTGAATTGAATAAAGGAAATGAAGTAAAAATTCAACGTGCGAGTGTCATTTCAGTTCTGCCTGAAGGCACATTAAATAACCTTTAA
- the tgt gene encoding tRNA guanosine(34) transglycosylase Tgt → MKFEKLGQSGRARRGRLTLEHGVIETPVFMPVGTYGTVKGMLPRDIEDIKAQIILGNTFHLYLRPGLDVIREHGGLHEFMKWGKPILTDSGGFQVFSLGAMRKIKEEGVTFRSPIDGSKVFLSPEISMDIQHTLNSDIVMIFDECTPYPATHEEAQKSLQLSLRWAKRCKTQHHDVLKNRNALFGIIQGGMYEDLREESLNGLKEIDFDGFAIGGLSVGEPKEEMIKVLDYLPAKMPADKPRYLMGVGKPEDIVEAIRRGVDMFDCVMPTRNARNGHYFVTDGLVRIRNSQYRHDQSPLDPHCDCYTCTNFTRAYLFHLEKCGEMLGSMLGTIHNLRYYQRFTQDIRDALDNGTFDEYVADFYQRRGLDVPPCPED, encoded by the coding sequence ATGAAGTTTGAAAAATTAGGTCAGTCGGGGCGTGCCCGTCGTGGTCGTTTAACTTTAGAACATGGTGTTATTGAAACACCTGTGTTCATGCCTGTTGGGACTTACGGTACTGTCAAAGGTATGCTTCCACGTGATATTGAAGATATCAAAGCACAGATTATTTTAGGGAATACGTTCCATCTTTACTTGCGCCCAGGCTTAGATGTGATCCGCGAACACGGCGGTTTGCATGAGTTTATGAAATGGGGTAAACCGATTCTGACTGATTCAGGCGGTTTCCAAGTATTTAGCTTGGGTGCAATGCGTAAGATCAAAGAAGAAGGTGTTACTTTCCGCTCTCCGATTGATGGTTCAAAAGTATTCTTATCACCTGAAATTTCAATGGATATTCAACATACATTGAACTCAGATATTGTGATGATTTTTGATGAATGCACGCCTTATCCAGCAACGCATGAAGAAGCACAAAAATCTCTTCAACTTTCATTGCGTTGGGCGAAACGTTGTAAGACCCAGCACCATGATGTGTTAAAAAATAGAAATGCTTTATTTGGGATTATTCAAGGTGGGATGTACGAAGACCTCCGTGAAGAATCTTTGAATGGTTTAAAAGAAATTGATTTTGATGGTTTTGCAATTGGTGGTTTATCGGTTGGTGAACCTAAAGAGGAAATGATCAAAGTACTCGATTACCTTCCTGCGAAAATGCCAGCAGATAAACCTCGTTACTTGATGGGTGTAGGTAAACCAGAGGACATCGTGGAAGCGATTCGTCGTGGTGTGGATATGTTCGACTGCGTAATGCCAACACGTAATGCTCGTAATGGTCATTATTTTGTTACAGATGGATTAGTGCGTATTCGTAATAGCCAATATCGTCATGATCAAAGCCCACTTGACCCACATTGTGACTGTTATACCTGTACCAACTTTACGCGTGCATATTTATTCCACTTAGAGAAATGTGGCGAAATGCTCGGCTCAATGTTGGGAACAATCCATAACTTACGCTATTACCAACGTTTTACCCAAGATATTCGTGATGCTTTGGATAATGGAACATTTGATGAATACGTGGCGGATTTTTATCAACGTCGCGGTTTAGACGTTCCACCTTGTCCTGAGGATTAA